A section of the Virgibacillus sp. NKC19-3 genome encodes:
- a CDS encoding AraC family transcriptional regulator, whose protein sequence is MSFELYKMNSKSTKKVPFKLLYVTHSEYDKGWHSTSHTHHFTELFYIVKGKGAFVLPNHDIPVKENDLVIINPHVEHTERSNDQDSMKYIALGIEGLSFWLQEENETPIGVYTYRGDRNDILFYLNKLLDEVQHSYLEYEVVCQNVIEILIVKLQRERNFTIEQTKTKNLNKTTAFVKHYINQNYRSDITLDVLAKVGHINKYYLAHTFKKEMGVSPIEYLNDIRIKESKTLLESTDYSVAEIAGINGFSSHSFFSQAFKRETKMPPSNYRKKVRKNVQ, encoded by the coding sequence ATGTCATTCGAATTGTATAAAATGAACAGCAAATCAACGAAGAAAGTGCCTTTCAAACTTCTTTATGTAACACATTCTGAGTATGATAAAGGTTGGCATAGTACCTCTCACACGCATCATTTCACAGAATTATTTTATATTGTTAAAGGCAAGGGGGCTTTTGTCCTACCGAATCATGATATCCCAGTCAAAGAAAACGATCTTGTCATCATCAACCCGCACGTCGAACATACGGAACGCTCCAATGATCAAGACTCTATGAAATATATTGCACTAGGAATTGAAGGGTTGTCCTTTTGGCTTCAAGAAGAAAATGAAACACCTATTGGAGTGTACACCTACCGGGGAGATCGCAATGATATCCTGTTCTACCTGAATAAATTATTGGATGAAGTACAACACAGTTATCTTGAATATGAAGTTGTCTGTCAAAATGTCATTGAAATCCTCATTGTTAAATTACAGCGCGAAAGAAATTTTACGATAGAGCAAACGAAAACAAAAAATCTAAACAAAACCACTGCGTTTGTAAAACACTACATCAACCAAAATTATCGGAGTGACATAACACTGGATGTACTTGCAAAAGTAGGGCATATTAATAAATACTACTTAGCACATACATTCAAAAAAGAAATGGGGGTATCACCTATCGAGTATTTGAATGATATACGGATTAAGGAATCCAAGACGCTTCTTGAAAGTACAGATTACTCCGTTGCGGAAATAGCTGGTATCAATGGTTTTTCATCTCATTCTTTTTTTTCGCAGGCTTTCAAACGTGAAACAAAGATGCCTCCTTCCAACTATCGGAAAAAAGTACGTAAGAATGTACAGTGA